One Defluviitoga tunisiensis genomic window carries:
- a CDS encoding glycoside hydrolase family 53 protein has translation MKNLRISFILFLFIGGTFLTMFSSSYSIKSQGNFIKGADISTLYEIESHGGKYFQNGLERDLLDILQENGFNWIRLRLWVDPDNYGGGNCDLSRTIAIAKRAKEHGFKFLLDFHYSDWWADPGKQEIPQAWKNLSFDELKEAVYEYTKNVITTLKNEKALPDMVQIGNEIRSGILWPYGKTWAEAGEEVGGFEGLAELLNAGIQGVRDSLSEDEEVLIMLHTDQGGDNGATRWLFDGIVEQGVEFDIIGLSYYPYWHGTIDDLKYNMNDISQRYNKDVVIAEFAYAWTLENGDDHPNIFGEVQAKTAGFPATIEGQKQAIGAVMEAVNQVPNSRGLGVFYWEPAWIPVKGVGWKTGEGNAWDNQTLFDFEGNALESLRYFGMWEE, from the coding sequence ATGAAGAACTTACGTATATCATTTATTTTATTTCTTTTTATAGGAGGTACTTTTTTAACTATGTTTTCTTCTTCTTACTCAATAAAATCACAAGGAAACTTTATAAAAGGTGCGGATATTTCTACATTATATGAAATAGAATCTCACGGTGGTAAATATTTCCAAAATGGTTTAGAAAGAGACCTTCTAGATATTTTACAAGAAAATGGTTTTAATTGGATTAGATTAAGACTTTGGGTAGACCCAGATAATTATGGTGGGGGGAATTGTGATTTATCAAGAACTATTGCTATAGCAAAAAGAGCCAAAGAACATGGATTTAAGTTTCTACTTGACTTTCACTACAGTGATTGGTGGGCTGATCCAGGAAAACAAGAAATACCTCAAGCTTGGAAAAATCTATCTTTTGATGAATTAAAAGAGGCAGTTTATGAATATACAAAAAATGTAATAACGACTTTAAAGAATGAAAAAGCCCTTCCTGATATGGTACAGATTGGAAATGAAATCAGAAGCGGTATTCTGTGGCCTTATGGAAAAACTTGGGCTGAAGCTGGCGAAGAAGTAGGAGGATTTGAGGGTCTAGCTGAATTGTTGAATGCAGGAATCCAAGGAGTTAGAGACAGCCTTTCTGAAGATGAAGAAGTTCTTATTATGCTTCATACAGACCAGGGTGGAGATAATGGAGCAACAAGATGGCTCTTTGATGGCATAGTTGAACAAGGTGTAGAATTCGATATTATTGGCCTTTCGTATTATCCATACTGGCATGGAACTATAGACGATCTAAAGTACAATATGAACGATATCTCTCAAAGATACAATAAAGACGTTGTGATAGCAGAATTTGCTTATGCTTGGACTCTAGAAAATGGTGACGATCACCCTAATATTTTTGGAGAGGTGCAAGCCAAAACAGCAGGATTCCCTGCGACTATTGAAGGACAGAAACAAGCAATTGGCGCTGTGATGGAAGCAGTGAATCAAGTTCCAAACAGTAGAGGACTCGGGGTCTTTTATTGGGAACCTGCCTGGATTCCCGTAAAAGGGGTGGGCTGGAAAACGGGAGAAGGTAATGCATGGGATAATCAAACATTGTTTGATTTTGAAGGAAACGCCCTTGAATCTTTAAGATATTTTGGTATGTGGGAAGAGTAA
- a CDS encoding galactokinase → MDLLSIFHNIYGKSEKTILQFFSPGRINLIGEHVDYNGGYVLPGAINLGIYGVMSPRNDTKIYLKSMDFPNEVEVDLNKAIEYKIEDGWGNYAKGIIKYLLEDGYSLKGCNILIKGDLPNGAGLSSSAALEVLIGYMLLFLIQKPEEIDKKYLALLGQRVENKFIGVNSGIMDQFTVANAKKDHALLLNTQHLSSEYIPCYLNGYSLVIMNTNKRRELASSNYNQRRQECENALETIKKAKKAALNNLCECTLDDLKYIKNEVEYKRARHVITENQRVIKAANLLKNNDLKGFGELLVQSHNSLKHDYEVTGFELDTIVEEALKIPNCLGARMTGAGFGGCAIALVEENIVDSFIKSVSKNYHQKTKLTPEFYITTLEDGVRQI, encoded by the coding sequence ATGGATTTACTATCTATATTTCATAATATTTATGGAAAAAGTGAAAAAACAATCCTTCAATTTTTTTCTCCTGGAAGAATTAATTTAATAGGAGAACACGTTGATTATAATGGTGGATACGTTCTACCGGGAGCTATTAATCTTGGAATATATGGAGTAATGTCACCTAGAAACGATACAAAGATATATTTGAAATCTATGGACTTTCCAAATGAAGTAGAAGTAGATTTAAACAAAGCTATAGAATATAAAATTGAAGATGGATGGGGAAATTATGCAAAAGGCATAATAAAGTATTTGTTAGAAGATGGCTATTCGCTAAAAGGCTGTAATATCTTAATAAAAGGGGATCTTCCAAATGGAGCTGGACTTTCATCTTCAGCAGCTTTGGAAGTTTTGATTGGATATATGTTGCTATTTCTAATTCAAAAACCTGAAGAAATAGATAAAAAATACCTTGCATTATTAGGACAAAGAGTCGAAAATAAATTCATTGGGGTAAACTCTGGTATAATGGATCAATTCACCGTTGCTAATGCCAAGAAAGACCATGCATTATTACTAAATACTCAACATCTCTCAAGTGAATATATTCCATGTTACTTAAACGGCTATTCTTTAGTTATAATGAATACCAACAAAAGAAGAGAGCTAGCCTCTTCTAATTACAATCAAAGAAGACAAGAATGTGAAAATGCGTTAGAAACTATAAAAAAAGCAAAAAAAGCTGCCTTAAATAATCTTTGTGAATGTACTCTAGATGATTTAAAATACATAAAAAATGAAGTTGAATATAAACGTGCAAGACATGTAATAACAGAAAATCAAAGAGTTATTAAGGCTGCAAATTTACTAAAAAATAACGATTTAAAAGGCTTTGGAGAATTATTAGTCCAATCTCATAATTCTCTAAAACACGACTATGAAGTAACAGGGTTTGAATTAGATACAATAGTAGAAGAGGCTTTAAAGATCCCTAATTGCCTTGGTGCCAGAATGACAGGAGCAGGTTTTGGGGGATGCGCTATAGCGTTGGTTGAAGAAAATATCGTAGATTCCTTCATAAAAAGCGTATCAAAAAACTACCATCAAAAAACAAAATTAACCCCAGAATTTTATATCACCACACTCGAAGATGGAGTTAGACAAATTTAA
- the galT gene encoding galactose-1-phosphate uridylyltransferase, with product MAELRWNPLLKTWTMVADNRQNRPHLPEDWCPFCPGPGKKVPEHYDVYAYDNDFPALKLDPDEPNVTGSELYKVEKNYGKCEVILYSPDHNTTLPQLSIEHIYKLVNLWVDRFNELSKDKKIKYIFPFENRGKEVGVTMLHPHGQLYAYSWLPLKIKVELDSCKEYYQEKGRCLICDMNKEETDFKKRMLFENDSFLVYLPFFTDYPYGAFIVSKSHKGNLSEFTDKEKRDLAEALKLLTGGFDTLFDKPFPYMMNVHQTPVNVEEYKDSNKYYHFHIEFYPPLRDKDKIKWYASSEMGAWAAANTLAVEETAVTLRKAIEKFKKRG from the coding sequence ATGGCAGAATTACGATGGAATCCATTATTAAAAACATGGACAATGGTTGCAGATAATAGACAAAACAGACCCCATCTTCCAGAGGATTGGTGTCCTTTTTGTCCTGGACCAGGAAAAAAAGTTCCTGAACACTACGATGTTTATGCTTATGACAATGACTTTCCTGCTTTAAAATTAGACCCTGATGAACCAAATGTTACCGGTTCAGAGTTGTATAAAGTTGAAAAAAACTATGGAAAATGTGAAGTTATCTTATACTCTCCTGATCACAATACAACGTTACCTCAATTATCAATTGAACATATATATAAACTTGTTAATCTTTGGGTTGATAGATTCAATGAGTTATCTAAAGACAAAAAGATTAAATATATTTTTCCTTTTGAAAACAGAGGAAAAGAAGTAGGAGTAACAATGCTTCATCCTCATGGTCAACTATACGCATATTCGTGGCTTCCCTTAAAAATTAAGGTAGAGCTTGATAGTTGTAAGGAATATTATCAAGAAAAAGGAAGATGCCTTATCTGTGATATGAATAAAGAAGAAACGGATTTCAAAAAGCGAATGCTTTTCGAAAACGATTCTTTCCTTGTATATCTTCCTTTTTTTACTGATTATCCTTATGGTGCTTTTATTGTAAGTAAGTCTCACAAAGGAAATCTTTCAGAATTTACAGACAAAGAAAAGAGAGATTTAGCGGAAGCTTTAAAATTATTGACAGGAGGTTTTGATACACTTTTTGATAAGCCTTTCCCTTATATGATGAATGTGCATCAAACACCTGTAAATGTTGAAGAATATAAAGATTCTAATAAATACTATCATTTCCATATAGAATTTTATCCGCCGCTTCGAGACAAGGACAAAATAAAATGGTATGCCTCAAGTGAAATGGGTGCATGGGCAGCTGCTAATACCTTAGCGGTTGAAGAAACGGCAGTAACACTAAGAAAAGCCATAGAAAAATTTAAAAAAAGAGGTTGA
- a CDS encoding LacI family DNA-binding transcriptional regulator: protein MIKLAQSKFVTIKDIAEKAGVSVNTVSRALNNKPDINPKTKEKIEKIAEELGYVKNSYATMLKSQISNTIGVIVPDSSNPFFSEVFKGIDKAAKEKDYQIIMMNSEGIYENEEKFIRTLLERRVDGILLFPMQKSYEDIKDLIKERFPIILVGREYDGWDVDQIFSDEIKGGYIATKYLIQKGCKKIKMITDELYNSASFGRIQGFKKALTERGLKVQDEDIKICDKIHEGYHIQAGYDETIKMLKQKDKFDGIFCYNDLIAYGAIKALKEHKIKIPNDVRIVGYDDITFSKLIEPELTTVRVNKTEMGYEAFNMIYKRIKAKRMDNSFVKKILDVELIVRESA from the coding sequence GTGATTAAGTTAGCACAATCAAAGTTTGTTACAATAAAAGATATTGCTGAAAAAGCTGGGGTATCGGTAAACACAGTATCTAGAGCATTAAATAATAAACCTGATATCAACCCAAAAACAAAAGAAAAAATAGAAAAGATCGCAGAAGAACTTGGCTACGTAAAAAACTCATATGCCACGATGTTAAAATCTCAAATAAGTAACACCATTGGAGTTATAGTTCCAGACAGTTCTAACCCTTTTTTCTCTGAAGTGTTTAAAGGTATTGATAAAGCAGCAAAAGAAAAAGACTATCAAATAATAATGATGAACTCTGAAGGTATATATGAAAACGAAGAAAAATTCATTCGGACACTCCTTGAACGTAGAGTGGATGGTATCCTTTTATTTCCAATGCAAAAAAGTTATGAAGATATAAAAGACCTGATAAAAGAAAGGTTCCCTATAATATTAGTTGGTAGGGAATATGACGGCTGGGATGTTGACCAAATATTTAGTGATGAGATAAAAGGTGGTTACATAGCCACAAAGTATTTAATACAAAAAGGCTGTAAAAAGATAAAGATGATAACTGATGAATTATATAATTCTGCTTCATTTGGTAGAATACAAGGTTTTAAAAAAGCACTTACCGAAAGGGGATTAAAAGTGCAAGACGAAGATATAAAAATTTGCGATAAAATACATGAAGGTTACCATATTCAAGCAGGTTATGATGAGACAATAAAAATGCTCAAACAAAAAGATAAATTCGATGGCATATTTTGCTATAATGACCTAATAGCCTATGGTGCTATAAAAGCATTAAAAGAACATAAAATCAAAATACCAAATGACGTTAGAATAGTAGGCTATGATGATATTACCTTTTCAAAATTAATTGAACCTGAATTAACAACTGTTAGAGTTAACAAAACAGAAATGGGTTATGAAGCATTTAATATGATATACAAAAGAATAAAAGCTAAAAGAATGGACAATTCTTTTGTCAAAAAGATTTTGGATGTCGAACTTATTGTTAGAGAATCTGCTTAA
- a CDS encoding ATP-binding protein yields MDKFGIYTIRGPRQIGKTTFIKLFIRKLIEDDINTLRILFFTCDMIKDNSELVDIIKIYLQSFNISKNERTYIFIDEITMVNNWQSAIKYLVDIGLIVNAVVILTGSSAYDLKVSSERMPGRRGEGKDLLFLPLTFNEYLKAIGIEIDPLNIRQILLLGEEDLKRLNFKYSFLQEYFLKYINSGGFPKVINEYMNENKITDQTKNIYRDFILGDAEKYMNSRGTIIEIFKKLPEIIGQRFSWRSILNDLGKSIKSVDTIQKYFEYLAYSFIISTVYFIDPSTKTIKFKKALNQTHPFLYGNLNSRDS; encoded by the coding sequence GTGGATAAATTTGGTATATATACTATAAGAGGTCCAAGGCAGATAGGTAAAACTACTTTTATTAAATTATTTATTAGGAAGTTAATCGAAGATGATATTAATACCTTACGTATATTATTTTTTACATGTGATATGATCAAAGATAACTCAGAGTTGGTAGACATAATAAAAATTTATTTACAATCGTTCAATATTTCAAAAAACGAAAGAACTTACATATTTATAGACGAAATAACAATGGTTAATAATTGGCAGAGTGCAATAAAGTATTTGGTAGATATAGGCTTAATAGTTAATGCAGTGGTTATCTTAACAGGTTCATCTGCTTATGACTTGAAAGTATCAAGTGAAAGAATGCCGGGAAGAAGAGGCGAGGGTAAAGATCTGTTGTTTTTACCTTTAACGTTCAACGAATATCTCAAAGCAATAGGAATAGAGATAGATCCATTAAATATAAGACAAATTTTATTACTTGGTGAAGAAGATCTCAAAAGATTAAATTTTAAATATTCTTTTTTACAAGAATATTTTTTAAAATATATTAATTCTGGAGGGTTTCCGAAAGTAATAAATGAGTATATGAACGAAAATAAAATTACAGATCAAACTAAAAACATATATCGTGATTTTATTCTTGGCGATGCTGAAAAATATATGAATTCAAGAGGAACTATAATTGAAATATTTAAAAAACTTCCTGAAATAATTGGGCAGAGATTTTCCTGGCGTTCAATCTTAAACGATTTAGGTAAATCGATAAAATCTGTTGACACAATTCAAAAATATTTTGAATATTTAGCATATAGTTTTATTATCTCAACAGTATATTTCATAGATCCTTCAACAAAAACTATCAAGTTTAAAAAGGCCTTGAATCAAACCCACCCTTTTCTTTATGGGAATCTGAATTCAAGAGATTCCTAA
- a CDS encoding amidohydrolase family protein encodes MENLIAKAKSLNAEGVSCFAYTGSYHLPLKTFTKRIIDDVVYIEEIIGVGEIAISDHRGSQPTIEELTRLTSDARVGGILSKKAGIVNVHVGRGKNFVGPLIEVVKKSDLPIAQFLPTHMNKGKESMFDEKGNFLKLDVADVCTLFKEVKDCVIQEDTR; translated from the coding sequence ATGGAAAACTTGATAGCTAAGGCTAAATCATTAAATGCAGAAGGCGTTAGTTGTTTTGCATATACTGGTTCTTATCATTTACCTTTGAAGACTTTTACCAAAAGAATTATAGACGATGTAGTTTATATTGAAGAAATTATAGGTGTTGGAGAAATAGCTATTTCAGATCATCGAGGTTCTCAACCTACGATAGAAGAGTTGACAAGATTAACTTCGGATGCAAGAGTTGGAGGTATTTTGTCGAAAAAGGCAGGTATTGTCAATGTTCATGTTGGAAGAGGCAAAAATTTTGTAGGCCCCTTAATAGAAGTAGTTAAGAAATCAGATTTGCCAATTGCACAGTTCTTGCCAACTCATATGAACAAAGGCAAAGAATCTATGTTTGATGAAAAAGGTAATTTCTTAAAATTGGACGTAGCAGATGTATGTACGCTATTTAAAGAGGTAAAAGATTGCGTGATTCAAGAAGATACCCGTTAG
- a CDS encoding DUF5320 domain-containing protein, which produces MPNLDRTGPWGLGPMTGRGLGRCARGYGRGRGYGRGFGYGLGAHGRWKGGYYYPQVSSLREDKAFLEEQREYLKDELNYIEKILKEIEVTEKKEE; this is translated from the coding sequence ATGCCAAATCTAGATAGAACAGGTCCCTGGGGATTGGGTCCTATGACAGGTAGAGGTTTAGGCAGATGCGCAAGAGGATATGGAAGAGGCCGTGGTTATGGTAGAGGTTTTGGTTATGGCTTAGGAGCACATGGCAGATGGAAAGGAGGATATTATTATCCTCAAGTTTCTTCGTTAAGAGAAGATAAAGCTTTTTTAGAAGAACAGAGGGAGTATTTAAAAGACGAACTAAACTATATAGAAAAGATATTAAAAGAGATCGAAGTTACTGAGAAAAAAGAAGAATAA
- a CDS encoding ATP-binding protein translates to MSLKIAVLSGKGGTGKTTISTNLAKVLSKNRKVLLLDADVEEPNDHLFYNVTFKKEKSVNIFIPKVNKETCTLCGLCAKECQFGAINVFEKGVFVFQHLCHGCGVCSEICVLNAIDEVSKSIGQIKFGTSIFFDFGMGLMNIGEPSGVRIVRELKKYISNDYDVTIIDAPPGTSCPVVEVLQNVDFAILVTESSPFGLHDLKLAVSLVREMGIAFGVVINRYDPSFFELEEYIKSEDISLLMKIEFDKNIAKWYSQGFLIVDKSEELYKNFEVLFENIIEVLK, encoded by the coding sequence TTGTCGTTGAAGATAGCAGTTTTAAGCGGCAAGGGCGGAACTGGCAAAACTACAATATCTACAAATTTAGCTAAAGTTCTTTCAAAAAATAGAAAAGTTTTGCTCTTAGATGCGGATGTTGAAGAACCGAATGATCACTTATTTTATAACGTTACATTCAAAAAAGAAAAGTCTGTGAATATATTTATTCCCAAAGTAAATAAAGAGACATGTACTTTGTGTGGTTTATGTGCAAAAGAATGTCAATTTGGTGCTATAAACGTTTTTGAGAAAGGTGTTTTTGTTTTTCAACATTTGTGCCATGGTTGTGGAGTTTGTTCTGAAATTTGTGTGCTAAACGCAATTGATGAAGTATCAAAAAGCATTGGACAAATTAAATTTGGAACATCCATTTTTTTTGATTTTGGTATGGGACTTATGAATATAGGAGAACCTTCAGGCGTAAGAATCGTTAGAGAACTGAAAAAATACATTTCTAATGATTATGACGTAACGATAATTGATGCCCCTCCTGGAACCTCGTGCCCAGTTGTGGAAGTTTTGCAAAACGTAGATTTTGCAATTTTGGTAACCGAATCTTCGCCTTTTGGTTTACATGACTTAAAATTGGCTGTATCTTTGGTAAGAGAAATGGGAATCGCATTTGGGGTTGTAATTAATCGTTATGATCCTTCCTTTTTTGAGTTAGAAGAATATATTAAATCGGAAGATATCTCTTTACTTATGAAAATTGAGTTCGATAAAAATATAGCCAAATGGTACTCACAAGGGTTCTTAATTGTAGACAAATCTGAAGAGCTCTACAAGAATTTCGAAGTTTTGTTTGAAAATATAATAGAGGTGCTAAAGTGA
- a CDS encoding ATP-binding protein: protein MKQIAVVSGKGGTGKTTLSASLSYLFKNPVMSDCDVDASNFHLLFSPLEMIESYEYYGGKKANINYEKCTNCGICKNKCRFDAIDFKEGKYVINEYACEGCKLCVLTCPEKAIKLSENLAGNYYKSKCSNGILVHGDLNPGEETSGGLVAEVRKKSYSEAEKSKKDVIIIDGAPGIGCPATSSVAGVNLAVVVTEPTLSGFHDLKRMVDTLKKMRVKFAVVINKFDLNESAKLEEWCFSENIDLLGKIPFDEMVNVATKEAKPIILYENSIAAKAIKDIYLRILDKFF from the coding sequence GTGAAACAAATAGCTGTTGTCAGTGGAAAAGGCGGAACAGGGAAAACAACTTTATCAGCCTCCTTAAGTTATCTTTTCAAAAATCCTGTCATGAGTGATTGTGATGTCGATGCTTCCAATTTTCACTTGTTGTTTTCTCCTTTAGAAATGATAGAAAGCTACGAATATTACGGAGGTAAAAAAGCAAACATAAACTACGAAAAGTGTACTAATTGCGGCATATGTAAGAATAAATGTAGGTTTGATGCAATTGATTTCAAAGAAGGAAAATACGTCATCAATGAATACGCATGCGAAGGTTGTAAGCTTTGTGTGCTTACCTGCCCTGAAAAAGCTATAAAACTATCAGAAAATCTTGCAGGTAATTATTATAAATCAAAGTGTTCAAATGGAATTTTAGTTCATGGTGATTTAAACCCAGGGGAAGAAACTTCCGGAGGACTAGTAGCAGAGGTTAGAAAAAAATCCTATTCAGAAGCGGAAAAATCCAAAAAAGATGTTATCATAATAGACGGAGCTCCTGGAATTGGTTGTCCTGCAACTTCATCTGTTGCGGGAGTAAATTTAGCAGTTGTGGTTACAGAACCTACTCTTTCAGGATTTCATGACCTCAAAAGAATGGTTGACACATTGAAAAAAATGAGGGTTAAATTCGCTGTAGTTATAAATAAATTTGATTTAAACGAATCAGCTAAGTTAGAGGAGTGGTGTTTTTCTGAAAATATAGACCTTTTAGGAAAAATCCCGTTTGATGAAATGGTAAATGTGGCAACAAAAGAAGCTAAACCTATAATTTTGTATGAAAATTCAATAGCAGCAAAAGCTATAAAAGATATTTATTTGAGAATTCTAGATAAATTCTTTTAA
- a CDS encoding NifB/NifX family molybdenum-iron cluster-binding protein: MIVAIPTEMDSLNSKISERFARTAYFLIYNTNDDSYEFISHEMQQEHGAGTKIVNELSVRNVEAVISKNIGQNALQALKVGNIKAYIASAGNVKENIDFLKSKKLQEF; this comes from the coding sequence ATGATAGTAGCGATACCTACAGAAATGGATTCTTTGAATTCCAAAATTAGTGAAAGATTTGCTCGGACGGCTTATTTCTTAATTTATAATACCAATGATGATTCTTATGAATTTATTTCTCATGAAATGCAGCAAGAGCATGGAGCAGGAACAAAAATAGTTAACGAATTATCTGTAAGAAATGTAGAAGCTGTAATTTCAAAAAATATAGGTCAAAACGCTCTACAAGCTTTAAAAGTTGGAAACATAAAAGCTTATATAGCATCGGCTGGAAATGTAAAAGAAAATATTGATTTTTTGAAATCAAAAAAACTGCAAGAATTTTAA
- a CDS encoding NifB/NifX family molybdenum-iron cluster-binding protein: protein MKIAIPVIENNKEESRISEHFGRAPYFAFVELKDDKTHTFEIEENPFEDHSLGDIPRYLHDKNVDLIVVRNIGKKALNFFEEYNIKVIRGVEGNLKKIIQMAKSNELKDQDYTEDSKCCHE, encoded by the coding sequence ATGAAAATAGCTATTCCCGTAATAGAAAACAACAAAGAAGAATCAAGGATCAGTGAACATTTTGGTCGTGCTCCTTATTTTGCATTTGTAGAGTTAAAAGATGATAAGACTCACACATTTGAGATAGAAGAAAATCCATTTGAAGATCATTCTCTTGGAGATATTCCAAGATATTTACATGACAAAAATGTTGATTTAATTGTGGTGAGAAATATCGGAAAGAAAGCTTTGAATTTTTTTGAGGAATACAATATTAAGGTAATAAGAGGTGTGGAGGGGAATTTAAAGAAAATAATTCAAATGGCTAAATCTAATGAACTGAAAGATCAAGATTATACAGAAGATTCAAAATGTTGTCACGAATAA
- a CDS encoding PadR family transcriptional regulator produces MCANHRGGRGKGGRGRGKGRFLANYILLIIAEEPTYGYDIATKLDEMGIEKIEGTGQMGRIYRILSELESYGYIIPKWDTSKSPPVKVYTITPLGLEYLKYAVESVKQEIKVLETFISKYEDVLKKNDSADE; encoded by the coding sequence ATGTGCGCAAATCATAGAGGTGGACGTGGAAAAGGTGGTAGAGGCAGAGGTAAAGGCCGGTTTTTAGCTAATTATATACTTCTCATCATTGCAGAAGAACCTACTTATGGTTATGACATTGCAACGAAGTTGGATGAAATGGGAATTGAAAAAATAGAAGGAACTGGTCAAATGGGAAGAATCTATAGGATTCTTTCAGAATTAGAAAGTTATGGATATATAATACCTAAGTGGGATACTTCAAAGAGTCCTCCTGTGAAAGTATATACAATAACACCTTTGGGTTTAGAGTATTTAAAATACGCAGTTGAGAGTGTAAAGCAAGAAATAAAAGTGTTGGAAACTTTTATCAGTAAATATGAAGACGTTTTGAAAAAAAATGATTCTGCGGATGAATAA